The nucleotide window AGGAATATTTACTTCTGTGTGTCTGTAGTTCACATTTGCCATTGCACTTTTCAGAGAAAagtgttatatataaatatgccCTTTCCTTTCCGTTATGTAATTGCTGTCATTACAGAGGGGTGTCACCGCCACCCTGGTGATTCCCAGACACCTGGTAGCCCACGAGGGCCTGGGTGGCTGCTGGAGATTCCCTCAAAGACCCCGAACAATCAGCCAGATGAAACAAATGGGCAAAAAGCTCCCTGGTCTTGTGACACAAAGCCGGGTTTAAAGCCATTGTATCTGTGTGAAAAGTCCCAGTACATCACTGCTGAGTAAAGTGTGAGAAAACGGTGGCATCCTTTGAGTTTACCTGTGTCTATATTTTGCTAAATTCAAttttatcaactttttctttttgtaagaacAGGATTGCCTGGGTCCTGTTTTCCTGGTTCTCACATTGCCTCACAGCTCATTACAGGGcatttttaatgggatttttttacatcttaatttttgcatgtatgttgGTAGTATTTATTGCTGCCATTAAATTCTCCATGTTTTATAAATATCTCTTCTTCTAAGCTTACTTACGTGTATAGgcttttaaaaagtctcttttttattattgctgttgtttttttgagacagagtctcactttgtcgccctccatagagtgcagagatgtcatagctcacatcaatgTCACTGTAAggatttttttagagatgggggtctctaaaatgcctggctatttttagaggcagggtctcactcttgctcaggctggtcttgaacccatgagctcaggccatctgcctgcctcggcctcccagggtgctggagttaaaggcgtgagccaccgcacccagcaagtctcttgtttttatttttttttttttttattgttggggattcattgagggtacaataagccagttacactgattgcaattgttaggtaaagtccctcttgcaatcatgtcttgcccccataaagtgtgacacacactaaggccccaccctcctccctccatccctctttctgcttcccccccccataaacttaattgtcattaattgtcctcatatcaagattgagtacataggagtcatgcttctccatttttgtgatgctttactaagaataatgtcttccacttccatccaggttaatacgaaggatgtaaagtctccattttttttaatagctgaatagtattccatggtatacatataccacagcttgttaatccattcctgggttggtgggcatttaggctgcttgtTTTTAAAAGACTTCTCAGCATGCACAATGGATGACATATAATTAACTTTAGTCATTTCTATTCCATTGATGATCTTTGTACTCCTTTTGAAGATTTGACCTTTTGTTGCAGAGAGAGGTTTGAGCTGATGTTTTCTGAGTGACAGTGTCCACGGCCCTCACGCGACTGTCTTGAAGTTCGGGGCACCTGGCACTTGTACACCTGTTGAATTTTGGCCTCTTAATTAGTTATATTCCTGGACAAATAGGTATTATTTAAGTCTGGAAATGCCTATACATTTCTTATTTCCTCAAGTCCTTTTACTTAAATTATTCCTTTTGAAACTTCCTTTTACATGTAGTGTATTTGGAATCAGACGTGGCAGTGTCTGCTAGCCCTTGCGTGGTCTCAGTCCTCATATGTTTTTCTTGCTGTCATGTCTCATTCCGCTGACACAAGTAAGTTGAGTAGACTCAGTTAGGGCTTTGACATGCCCCACTGATCCCGTGAATACACGGAGAGTTAACATACCAGACAGAACAAAATTAGGAGAGCTTTAAAcaaagattttgattttttacaTAGTAGATAACTAGTAACTcctcttttggaaaaaaaaaatagtctacagaaataaatgttagattttatttcactttttccgTTTTATCTGTCGTATGAGTGGTGGATTATAGCCACCATATCCTCAAGTTGTCAGGGACAACTTACCTGTAAGTCACCCTCTGCCACGGAGCAACTATTTTGTAAGTTCAATTTCTTTCTGGATTTTAAAATCATCGAGAAGACTCTACACGAAGTCTGCTTAGGATGAGAAGGAAGAAGATTGACCTTGGTATTAtagcatttataatttttaaaatttttggcaGCTAGTAAGGTCTTTcccaagaattttatatttaaaacacacATTTAGCCTTGTAGATGCAAGTCATTGCAACGTTAGACCATGTATTTTATcataatttcatataaattacatttaatttttaaaaaatttcagtcaTTTTGTCCGATATTGATTATTTATTACAATTCTTGATTTCAAATTTTCTTGAGTTTTCTCCTCCCATgaggaattattaaaaaaaaaaaaaaaaaaaataactgggaatGTCAGGGGTCTGCAGAGCAGAAGTCCTGTGCTGTGTCCTGCAGACTCAACACTTGACGAGAGTGTGTTGTACGTTTTcactttcagtcttctccagCGACAACTGTCACGTCTCCTAACTCTACACCAGCCAAAACTATTGACACATCCCCACCGGTTGATCTGTTTGCAACTGCTTCTGCGGCCACCCCAATCAGGTCAGTTAACGAGTATGCAGTGAactgtttgctaatattttgagtaggttttcatttctttttttttttttttttttttggcaatacaattatttattattttttctttttgagggagAAGCATGCTTTTTGTACAGCACCTGTAAACATGTCAACGTAGTATACTACTTTAAAATTCCCCATACCTTTTTGGAATGTTAGATTACCACAACGTCAACTGCATTACATAACAGTTATTGAAAGCAAGTCAGGCTAGAACAAGGGTAAAATTTTATAGCtaaaaatattcatagcagcaacttttaaaagatgatttaatTAAATCAAGTCATTGCACTTGGTCATCTTATTGCTACAGCAAAAGAAGGCTATTACATTATAATACttctcatttctgatttaaaTGATTGTCTCATTCTGCTCCTACATTTCAAGTTTAAATGCATGcataaaatttttatcaaaatatctGGAGagcactttgattttttttcctgtgatcaTGGTAAGGAGCATAAAAAAGAGAATCTTCCATCACACAAGGCCTAATCTCTCTTTACATCTTCAGACACAAATTCTGTAAAGAGGAAATGGCTTTACAATAAAACAGAAGCACAGtggtcacacacaaaaaataacattGAAATACAATTAGGAAATTAATATTGTGTTTCAAAGGATAGGAAACGTAAACTACAGAGTCACTAATTATTTGGCAATGACAGATTCCGTGTTGTTAACCTTTAGTCTTTTAATTATATTcacatgtagaaaaaaattacccCTAAGGCTCTTACCATTACGTATCATTTTGTGATATAGCTTTAggaatagaaattaataaaagtttCCATATCAAAAGCAAATAGTAAATTGCTAGAATAAAGGAATTTTTCCCTTTTAGttcattatggttttattttattattctgtcAAGGGcagaaaaatatacatagtatTTCGATTATTCTTCTGATTGAGGAGTATACAagcaaaaaactttaaatatatttcagtaaTCATGACCATCTTGATTTTATTTACGAGTGAGAAAATGACCAAGAAAAACTTTAAGAATAGTCTGAAATCTACTGGAACTTTCTCTCACCCATTATTAGGGTTTTTCACTGAGAAAGATAGAGGATGATTTCTAGGATACAGTATTTTAAGgactgccatttaaaaaaaaaaaaaacaagaaaacccccaagatttatgtatttaatcaggaagaaaatcaTTCCTTTGACTAGTCATCTAAAAACAGGCCAGAGAGGAATAATTCTGTTCGGTAATGACCTCATTAGAAGAGCCGAAATACTTTTGAGTATTCTGAATACAAATGTATGCAAATTTTCAAGACATAATTAGCATTCCCCCCAAACcctaatatgaattaaaaattaaatattctgtaATTGTGTACTGGTGTGTCTATCAATTACTATTTTCAACTTCAGATCTCTTTTATTCGAAACTTGATGACATTTCATTTATACAAGATTTCTCTAAGGTTAAATATAAAGGGAAAATAttggtggtttaaaacaacaaaaaatgaaagcatGATAGTTGGTACTCAGAATCTGACACTCATTTGCCATAATGAAGCTTAAAAcctacttcttttaaaaaaattttaaaaatccacccATGTTTTTAGACATATTACCTATagatataacatttttaaatgttcaattaTTCATAAGTCACTCTGAAGAAAATACTAattcatctattttttgaaaatgtattttgaatatgGTCAACtatatttagttttaaataaGATGTAATGTTAGATTTTGTGACATACTCTCTTTATAAAGTTGGACCCAAGTAACAGTTCAAATTCTCTCTCCCAAGTTAGTATGGTCTATCTGGTATAAAACCTGAATATTTACACGATGATAGCTTGTCAAAGTATCAAATCTTACACTGAAGTTCtgaaaagttttgttttcctgatattaacattgttaaaaactAGGAGGAAGAACATGAATTAAATCACAAAATAATGAATTGAGTAACATTTGAGACtataaaataagcagaaaagtAAAGTAGGAAAGCTGGTGCTTGTGTATTTCATATGTGCTGTAGTTTCTAGGCACAAGTTAAGgtttaaattaacatttttagatTCCTTGGGcctaatgaatttaaaataaagctcATATTTTCCCAAATATGTTTAACAattcaatatatttaattttaattccttttatgaATCCTATAGTGCAAGCaatgtaaaatattctaaaagcTGAAGAAATTATATTGTTTCATTAGTTATTACTATATGCATGGGTGAATAATCTGGTTTATAGATAGGGAACTCCTATGTCATCACCCACAATTAAACAGCACTGCAGACAAACAGGCACAACAGTGTAATCCTGGGTAAGAGgctaaaatacacacacacacacacacacaccccaagttTATATCCCTTATGCATCATGGGAAAAGTAGTGACTATATTTACTAAAAAGCTGATTTGTCCCTCTCAAATACTATATCTTACAGATTTTTAAAGATATCACCATATTTATAGTAtagatctctttaaaaaataatacaagtttcaatataaaaactattgtgaattttctttcctttttatacaGATTCAGTAGTATTTTTAAGcaaacaaatttagaaaaagtGTTTGCAATCCCAGCACAGTAAGAAATaaggcctctttttttttattggcaaaacaatatatatatatatatatataaattcaccCTCTACTTTTCTATAGATATTATAGTTCATATAATCATATTTCTTTATCACAACACCagcattcataattgctaagtagtAAGTCAGCTGAAGTTCATAGTGTTGCTTCTGAATCCCTGGAATATTAAGAACACACTGGGTCCACATCACCTCAAGAAGATAGGACAGCTTTTTTCAGCTTCTCTATTTCCACCTCTAAATTACTTCTCATTGCCTTCTCTTCTTCTAAATCTTTTCGTAGTTTTTCCAGTTCTTTCCCATGATCTTTTCTCAGTGCTTCTATAATGCTCAGCAATTCAATAATCTGGGCTCTAAGTTCATCCAGGGAATTTTTTTCCCATCATCTGTTACTAGTTTAGCTTTGATTTCTAATGGAGTTAGGAAAACAGGTGTATTTGATTTAGAAGCACTTGAAGGTGTTGAAAGGTACGCAGATGGCTTTGGAGAACAGCATGTATCCTTTTTAAATTCAGACAACTTTAAGTTGGCACTATCTTCTTTTGTTAGCTTCAAGACTTTTTCTGGGCTTTGAGTTGGAGAATGTCCACCATTGAAGCGGCCAGGCAATCTTCTTCCAGGCATCTTCGGTCTATTTGCAGTGAGATGTAGCAAGTTTTCTGAGGAAGCTATGTCATCAAAATTTATAACATCTGTTTCCTTAGAGCTCTTTATTGTAAATGAATCAAGGTCTACTGATTTTGGTCTAAGTGGAAACTGTTCAGAATCTAGCTTTGGTTTTGATACTGGCTCACTTTCAAATTTTGATGAAATAGTAGAAACATCCCCATTCATCTTGGCTATaggaggtggtggaggaactggttTTTCAGGTCGCTTTGGGTATACGGTTCCAGAAGATCGCAATAAATTATTGGCTTTGGTGGGTGGAGTAGGCTTCTTGGGTGGAACCTGGGGAGCTACTGGTTTAGAAGGTTTCTGTTCCAGCActgatttttcatctttctcttcagGCTTTAAAGGAAAATACTTCTTCTCTGAAGCTATCAGCTCAGGCTTTGGAGCTGGACCCTTAGTGGGAGGTGGTGGTTTCTTTGGTTTTGGATAATCTTTATCAAGTTCATTTATTTGAACAGCAGAATTGTCTGGAAATACTCCTTCTTTGCCATTAAGTTCACCCTTCCACCAGCCAGCTTCTCCAGTCTCCTTACTTATCAAATGAATTATCTCCCCCTCTTTAAAAGTAAGTTCATCTTCATTGGTACCTTCATATGCAAATAATGTTCTACAGTATTCCTTAGCTTTAATTTTACCTTCAGTGTCTGTTTTTGTTATTTCCACACTCTGAGTTTTGGATCCTAATGACTGTATGATTAAtggcttttctgattttttttcttctgtttcactACTGGATGTTCTTGTCCTAAGTTTCACAGagccttctttaaaaatatctccaAATCGGCTGTGTAATTGATCCAGGTGCAGCTTCACTCCCATTCCCAGGAGAGGGTAAAGGTGAAGTAGGCCCAGTCAAAATAGTTTCTGAATCCTCCTGGGCTTCTTGAGTTTCACCATCATCTGTTACCTCTAACTCTTTCACAAAATTTGAAGGAAACAATCCCAACTTGTTGTTCAGGATTCCACTCCACCAGCCTTCTTCCACCTCTTCGTTAATAGCAATAATATCTCCCACTTTCAGCTCCAGTTCATCTTCATTTAGTGGCATGTACTCAAAAAGAACTTTACACTGGCGCTTCTTGGTCTTCTTCTTAATATTTTTGGTTTGTGGATGTGGCTGAATTCCTCCAGCTGGAAGTCCATATGTGCTTATTCGTTGTACAAGACTTGCTACATTCCCATGCCTTTCCCGTTTGATCGGCAAATTGTCATCCTTGGATTCTGTCtctcttttaatttccttaaCAAAATTATCAGGGAAcattcctcttctcccatttaaTTCTCCTTCTAGCCATCCTTCCTCTTGTAGTTTTTTCACATTCCTGATGACTTCCCCAACTCGAATAGTTAATTCGTCATCATGTACAGCATCATAGTCATACTCCACAACATAGTCGACCATGCTGGGGGCTCCCGCGGGGAGAAGCCGGCGTCTGCCGCTCCTCCTGTGGCTTGCGCGGCAGCTCCTGCGGCAGGAGGCGGGCCCCGCGCTCCGCTCTCGCCCCTTCTGAGTTCAGGCTGGGCGAGGAGGCGCCTCCGTCCGCCCGCGGCGCTCTCCCGCCAGCCCCTTCTGTGCGGCCCTTGAGGCAGAGGCGGCGGCTGCTCCTCACGCCTCGCCTCCGCCGAAGCCACGGCGGCGGGAGGACCCTCCCCGCCTGCCCAGACGGCGGCTTTCCCACCCCTAGTCCCAGtaggttttcatttcattttgctgtgctgtgctgtgcccCACGGATATCACCAGATGAAATCTAATCCTAGTAATGTGTGATAGTTCAGTTATTTTTGCTGCACGAAGTTAATTTTCTCTTATATCCGCGCAGTTCTCAGGCCTGTATCTCTTAAGTAGAAAGTCCCAAGCTGTGGAAATCACCATGTTGCTCCCACACGTGGGAAAGGAAGTGGAAGAAAGACGCACACACTCCAGGCTCTTCTGAAATTGTCTGGTgtggaaaatgttttctaaaattagtTTCTTCCTGCGGGAAATTGAAAAGATGTCttaaagtgctttaaaaaaaggaaacagcagaCTCGACATTATAGGCCAGTTAGCTGGCGCCTGTAATGAAGGCGTCCCTCGTTGGCACCTGCAGGGGGGGACAGCAATGAGGAAGGTGAGGATGGCCGTGCGTCTGCGACATCTCAGGGCTCCCATCTCACGGGGCTCCAATAATGAAATTAGGTCAATTCTTTGGTTATTTTGCCTTGGAAGGATTCTCATCTCATTTTGAGGCATCTGTGACTCTGATTACAAGTGCCTTGTATTTGGAGACATGGATTTTGACCTGAGAATAAGTCCAAGGGCTCTGCCTGAGTTAACCATGTGCTTTACCCTCTGCTCACCTGGTCTGCTCTTCCGTACAGCAAGCTTGATAAAACCAAGCCCTTTCTGCTGCTTCACTAAGAGGAACTGCCTCATATGAAGGCTTTGACTAAGACCTTCCTAGTAGGCATGTTTCCTTTCCTGTTGCTCAGTCCAGTTGTATTTATGAAACATGTATCAAAACTAGGCAATGCTTTCAGATGctctgaaactttaaaaaaaaaaaaaagaattcttttcttaaaagaatatTACTTAGAAACTGAAtatgaaaaaagataaagatggaacTAATGTTTAAGAAGGCAGATGAGGCCAGGTGTCTTGGCTTAcgcattgggaggccaaggtgggaggataccttaaagccaggagtttgaggccagcctgggaaacatagcaagaccccatttctacaaaaatgagTCAAGTGCAGTAGCTCAAGCCTGGAATACCAGCTGTACAGAggctgaatgaaaaagaaaacagatcagGGTCCTGGGCCCTGTCGGCTTGGTAACCTGTTGAGGCCAGAGCTCCTCGACTCTGAATCTCCATCTAAATCATccggggatcttgttaaaatggaGATTCTGAGGCAGTAAATGTAGGGTAAGCCTGAGACTTCACATTTATAAAAACATCCCTGGAGGCTGCTGGTTTGGTGCCTGTACTTTGGATAGCAAGGCTCCTCCTCGTAACTTCTGAAGGTTGAGAAGCACAGCTCCAACTgagtaagaataaaaatgaagtagTTTTAGGTGAATCCCCTCCAAGACAAACTTGATAAATCGTAGCCTAATTTATGAAGAAGGTAAATTAGTGATCATTTATTTACTTTAGTatactttatttagaaataaattcttctcaatgcatgaattttttttctatacaaaAGATTTTATGAACTAAAGAAAACATAACTACAAGGTCATGATTTTTATTGCCCTATAGGATACTTCTCTTGGATCAAATCCAGCCCCTGTCTGTTTTTGTAAAGAAAGTTTCTCTGGAACAAAGCTGTATGGATTTCTTTCTGTCTTGTCTCTGTCCGATTCTGTGCTCCAGCGGCAGAGTTGAATAGTGCTGAACATCACCTGGCCTTTTCTAAAAGTAGTCTGTCCTGCTATAGTCCCTAAAATAGTCTTTTATTGAATTTATAGTATTCAAAatcttttgctgttttcttcataaGTCTTTAGTTAAAAATACCGTCACAttgtaaaatttcaaaatctaattttaaaattctgttttcctttcagcACTTCTAAACCATCCACTGATCTCCTGGACCTCCAGCCGGATTTCTCTTCCGGGGGTGCGGCCGCCGCAGCACCTGCACCGCCACCTGCCGGGGGGGCCACTGCATGGGGAGGTGAGTGCCACCTCCCGGTGCATTCTGTCTAGTTGTTTTATTTAGGCTACAATCATTATGTTTACCTTCTGATCATCCCAAATGGAGTAAGAAACTTGGCGCCTAGCAACTAAAATACACATACATGAGTTACTATGAAAGTTTCGAGACAgtgttatggtctattatttcacttccaggcACATGGCCGGCAGCGTCCCCCCAGACTCCCCTGTGCACCTTTCAACTCACTTGGCTTACCTGtgttgctggaagggcttcattGGTTTCCATCCAGATGGATTTTAcatgtcttgatttttgtgtgaCTTAAAACTTTCCTAACAACCCTCGTATACTGAGATAGAGACAACGTGTCCATACAGTTAAAATGTTCAGATAgtcatattttattctaaaagttgGCACAAAGGCAGTGTTTTTCTTTGCTGTTCTAAAATTCTGATTACTTTTAGTCATCATTCTCTAGAGACTCAGGCCTCAGAGGACTGAGTGTTCCCGTCCGTGTCTGAGGCTACTGGGAGGCAGCCTTTCTGATGTGTTTTGTCAGGTGTAGCCTCCTGCCTGGGTTTGTTTAGGCCTGAACTGGTTTATTCACATTGTCTGTGGCTTCATGCAAGAGGACTCTTACAGAGTCTTGTTTGTGTCAGAAAAAAATCTACTCTAAACCCCATTGACTGAGAGAAATCACACGTAAGCACTTGACTCCCATTGATCTCAGAACAAAACTCttacaaatatttaattaaaaataaattaaaacatttaatactGATATAAAAATTAAGGTAATTGCTACATAATTAATTCTAAAAGCTACACAGAGTTGGggtgtttttataatttcaaaatattactggggtacacatgttttggttacacaaTTTGCTGTTGTACACTTTAAGTCAGAggtgtaagtgtgcccttcacccagaaagtgtgcactGGACCAGGTAGGTGTGAACTTGCCTGCCACCTACTTGATTCCTGTCGGGTTTTGCTGCCCTGTGAGCACAGAGAAGTTGATCCACTGGTTTCCCTTTAGTgctgagcacatgtggtgtttttccattcttgtaatacttcacttaggagaatggtctccagttccatccaggctGTTACAAAAGATACTGGGTGTCCATCCTTTCTATGGCTCAGCGtatttcccattttattaatccgttcctgtattgatgggcacttggcttgtttccatgtctttgccattgtgaactgtgctgctaaacatttgaatgcaagtgcctttttcataaaatgtattttttccctttgggtgaATACCTCActgtgggattgctgggtctGACAGCCGGTCCGATTCTGGTCCTTGGAGGTTTCTCCACTCTACTTCCCGTGAAGTTTGCACTGGTTTGCTGTCTCCCTAGTAGTGCTGAAGTGTCtcttcctctccacatccacaccatccgagccattcttgctggagtttggtggcatctcactgtggtttttatttccatttccctgatgataaaGATGTCGAGCATCTTTTCATGCATTTCTGGCTGTTAGACTATCTTCCTgtgaaaagtttttatttgtgtttgattttctcctgttcctccttccttttttttttttttttttttttgagacagagtctcgctctgtcactctgggtagagtgctatagcgtcatagctcacagcaacttcaaactcttgggcccaagcaatctcTATCCTCAGCCTCCTTTTCTTACagagtttattttaaatactatgCGCTACTGCATTAAATGATCAGAATAAAATTGTTGAAAGTTTTAAGACATGGCTCATACAACTATAAAAGCAACACAAGCGAAAGCCTTAGCAACTCGCTAATGAAGAAACCGGTAAGGTGATAAAACAGGCTCAAAGAACATTTTGAGGAATTGAGTATTTATAGGCATTTGAAAAAGAATGTTAGGCCAGCTCTTACAGCCTCGGCGGGAATTTCAGCAAATGAATCGGGAGGGGAGGGCAGACGGCGGGGCGCTGGGGCATCACACCTGGCACACGGCTTCTCCTAGCATGACTTGATCTGATCAGCACATGAGAACTTGACTCCCATGTCCTGCATGGTAGCTGCGGCCAGATCACCACCCACACCACAGAGCTGTCACGCCACCACCTCTCCTCCACCCCTGTCATTTCATAGCCCCAGTTCACAGTCATGAACGACCCACAGCACTTCTACAGTGAATCCATTGCCTTCTTTTATAACTGGAGTGGGAAACATCTTGCCACAGTCGGAACATGGTCAGCAAGCTGGTGATGGACTTGGAATCACTGTCTGCGTCTTCATGTCAGCCGGCCTCCTGGTCATGGTGGCAATCTGCGTCAGCCACTGCCTCCCTTCTCCTATTTATTACTTAATGGCCAATCTGGCTGCAGACTTCTGTGCTGGGTTGGCCCACGTCTATGTAGTGTTTAACACAGGACCCAGCACGTGGAGGTGGACTGTGAGTGCCAGGCACCCCCATCTGACAGACAGCCTCTGTGGCCAACTCCCTG belongs to Nycticebus coucang isolate mNycCou1 chromosome 9, mNycCou1.pri, whole genome shotgun sequence and includes:
- the LOC128593932 gene encoding LOW QUALITY PROTEIN: CD2-associated protein-like (The sequence of the model RefSeq protein was modified relative to this genomic sequence to represent the inferred CDS: inserted 3 bases in 2 codons) → MVDYVVEYDYDAVHDDELTIRVGEVIRNVKKLQEEGWLEGELNGRRGMFPDNFVKEIKRETESKDDNLPIKRERHGNVASLVQRISTYGLPAGGIQPHPQTKNIKKKTKKRQCKVLFEYMPLNEDELELKVGDIIAINEEVEEGWWSGILNNKLGLFPSNFVKELEVTDDGETQEAQEDSETILTGPTSPLPSPGNGSEAAPGSITQPXFGDIFKEGSVKLRTRTSSSETEEKKSEKPLIIQSLGSKTQSVEITKTDTEGKIKAKEYCRTLFAYEGTNEDELTFKEGEIIHLISKETGEAGWWKGELNGKEGVFPDNSAVQINELDKDYPKPKKPPPPTKGPAPKPELIASEKKYFPLKPEEKDEKSVLEQKPSKPVAPQVPPKKPTPPTKANNLLRSSGTVYPKRPEKPVPPPPPIAKMNGDVSTISSKFESEPVSKPKLDSEQFPLRPKSVDLDSFTIKSSKETDVINFDDIASSENLLHLTANRPKMPGRRLPGRFNGGHSPTQSPEKVLKLTKEDSANLKLSEFKKDTCCSPKPSAYLSTPSSASKSNTPVFLTPLEIKAKLVTDDXEKNSLDELRAQIIELLSIIEALRKDHGKELEKLRKDLEEEKAMRSNLEVEIEKLKKAVLSS